The Arachis hypogaea cultivar Tifrunner chromosome 14, arahy.Tifrunner.gnm2.J5K5, whole genome shotgun sequence genome has a segment encoding these proteins:
- the LOC112744041 gene encoding NAD(P)H-quinone oxidoreductase subunit S, chloroplastic — protein sequence MASLATLYGFHHGSLLRTQFLGQDHNLTHYPLKHPSYHHNKPSFEPHAKFNIVEIMGGRGICNGEKGLQQELERQVVESRQQAQPRLQPDSGGEEEEEEEENFEVSEDAFEKEMMGLTGGFPGGEKGLQKFIEENPPSKSKHGTLLALSR from the coding sequence atggctTCTCTTGCAACCCTTTATGGCTTCCATCATGGTTCTCTTCTAAGAACTCAGTTCCTAGGCCAAGATCATAACCTCACACACTACCCTCTAAAGCACCCTTCATATCATCACAACAAACCAAGTTTTGAACCTCATGCCAAGTTCAACATAGTTGAGATCATGGGAGGGAGAGGGATATGCAATGGAGAAAAAGGTCTTCAACAAGAGCTTGAAAGGCAAGTGGTTGAAAGCCGGCAACAAGCGCAACCGCGGCTGCAACCGGATAGTGGTggcgaagaggaggaggaggaggaagagaactTTGAGGTATCAGAAGATGCTTTTGAGAAGGAAATGATGGGGCTAACTGGTGGGTTTCCTGGTGGTGAGAAAGGGTTGCAGAAGTTCATTGAAGAAAATCCACCTTCCAAATCCAAACATGGAACTCTTCTTGCCTTGTCACGTTGA
- the LOC112744042 gene encoding late embryogenesis abundant protein At1g64065 produces the protein MKVNSGRGRKVCLVVTGVVIAIVLLIVILAMTVFKAKHPVNTVDSLRLQDLKVSLDIARLSVDLNVTLDVDVSVKNPNKVGFKYSDSSAQLNYRGQQVGEVPIPAGEISSDETKGFNLTLTIMADRLLSNSQVYSDVISGSLPLSTFVRMSGKVSILGFIKVHVVSSTTCDFAVNLSNRTVGHQECQYKTKL, from the coding sequence ATGAAGGTAAATTCCGGTAGAGGGCGAAAAGTGTGCTTGGTGGTAACAGGTGTTGTGATAGCAATCGTCTTGCTAATAGTGATACTAGCAATGACAGTCTTCAAAGCCAAGCATCCTGTCAACACAGTTGACTCACTAAGGCTACAGGACTTGAAGGTGAGCTTAGATATCGCTCGACTAAGTGTCGATTTGAACGTGACACTCGACGTGGATGTCTCAGTGAAGAACCCAAACAAGGTGGGATTCAAGTACTCAGATAGCTCTGCTCAGCTCAATTACAGAGGGCAACAGGTGGGTGAAGTCCCTATACCTGCTGGAGAGATTTCTTCTGATGAAACCAAAGGATTCAACCTCACACTCACTATCATGGCGGACCGGTTGCTTTCGAATTCTCAGGTTTACTCAGATGTCATATCTGGTTCATTGCCCCTCAGCACTTTCGTGAGAATGTCAGGTAAAGTTAGCATCTTAGGATTTATCAAAGTTCATGTGGTTTCTTCCACAACTTGTGATTTTGCTGTGAATCTTTCTAATAGGACAGTTGGCCACCAAGAGTGCCAATACAAGACAAAGCTTTGA